Genomic window (Culex pipiens pallens isolate TS chromosome 3, TS_CPP_V2, whole genome shotgun sequence):
aattcttccaaatacggagaaaagcagggggtgcattttgccccgggggtgcatattaccccctctccccctacctAATATAGAGTAAAATGACAATAAAAGCCAAAATATGTCTAAAACAACCCATTTATGTTTATATAATGTCACTCTTACTCGTTCTGCTGAtataaaaagatgcaaattatattgatgcagttttgaaaCTACATTATATTGTGCAATCCCTTAGACGAGtgcaataaaacattttttttacactgCTTCATCTGATGATGTTGAAAAAGGGTGACAACAATATCCAACCTATCCAATGACAATACATGCAATACCTTTAGATGATGCTTGGTATTTATTCAACTGAGAGTTaataacacaaacaaaaaacaaaaagacttagaatttagataaaaataacataaaataacaTTATGAATAAGCGCTCGTTACAAGTGGAATTATCTAGTCGGAAAGTTGtgagtaaaattttaaagcCAATTGGTAGAATTACAATTCCCTACACCGAAACTGCACACATCCAATACACCCActcaaacaaagaaacaaatgccaaaaatattttagataacGAATGTGTTTaccaaaatagtgtttaaactAGAACGAGAGTAGAAACTGAATTAATGTAATCGagcgacaataaaaaaaaaacaacataacaAAAATGCATAgctgagaagaaaaaaaaacaccggtAGTTGCCATCCATAAACGCGAAggtgatttttaaagaaatattaggGTTCCGCTATAACCACGcttcacttttttttgcatggacaaaaTATCATCAAATAGATTCAGAGGTCATGTCTTAATACTAAATCACTTGGATTCTAGGCAAATGTCCAGTTCTTATGCTTGAGTGACTGTTACAATCCAAATAATGCAGTGTTTTAACACATAAACTCATAAGCTGAAACGTCGGTTGTACCTTTTTCCTTAAATTCCGACATATCTTAGTCGATTTGAGAATTCCATGTTAACCAACTTAAATTGCAGTTCACAAGGGTACAACCATCTTTGAGCTTGAGAGTTTAAATACTGAAGCATAGCTGTATGTGTGTGAAATTTCTCACAATAGTAAAATCAGGTTGGAAACTGAATAAAAGCTACACATATAACACAATCCCATTGAAACAAGATAACAATATCAAACAACAAGTAAACGTGAAATTCTTCGCATGagcaatacaaataaaatttaaaactcatttCACGGTAttattggttttaattaatttgaaagAAACTTTAATTATTTAACCTGAACGTCATCTTTCTCTGAAGCAAAATGTGTTTCAATTTGGGTCCAAATATAGAACATTTGGTCACACTTTGGGAATTTATCTTTTTCACGTGTGAGTAAGGTGTGCCTGTTTACGCATTTCAGGTTGAGAAAACACAAATGAAACAAGGTATTAAATTTTACTGCCTTCTGCTTGTTTTATTTGGGCTTTTCAAATTAATACACACGTACGGATATGaacattttaatcaatttctttCTCAAAGGTAGTTTTTCGAAAGTAGAAGTTGTTATGTTTTGAAAGTGtctaatttttaaagaaatcgtCGATAGCTGTGCTGGAGTCGAACGAAGATgatttgatactggacatggacGATGAACTGGAAGAGCTGAATGACGAGGATACCACTTTGCTGCTTGAAACGGAGCTTATCACGGACGAAGAAGAGAGCAGTGATGAGGCAAGAGATCCAGTATCCGAAACTTTTTCAGACACACTCCGTTCGGAAGCAAACGATGACTCTGATTTCTCCACAGTCTTAGAGATGGCGTTGGCACTTTCCTCCAGGATTTCCTTTTCGCTGCTAGCGCCGAAGCTTTTGGACTGCGTAACGCTTTTTTCGGAAACGCCGGCAGATGATTTTTCGACAATTACTTCCTTCGAAATCACGGGAGTTTGTGACTCGGTGAGGGTCATTTCAGTCTTGGTGGTGCCTTCAACGAGAGCCATTTTTTGTTGCTATTTTTGAGTATCTGCGAAAATGGgggaagaaaaacaaaacaagcagGTGTGAATATTAAATGACACAAAAATGATGAAGGAATTTTCACAGCATCAGCAACCTACTTCTATCTAATGTGGTTGGGAATGAGAGCACGGCTTCATTATTCTTCTCTGTGGATAAGTGTATGTAAAGTGGAAACgcggaaaattcaaaacatgcTTTCTACTCCTTGGAGAGGACCGGCTATTTTTAGTATTACAACAAGGTTCATTTTGTCTCAGACATTCCAACTATACGGTCTGAGGAGATGGGAATAGCATCCAAGAATGAAATAATTAAGCGACGACAATGAGTCACGTTTTTCttaatatgcttttttatttcacttatgCTTAGCAAACGGTTCGCGGATCCGGTCAGCACTGAGTCATCCCGTTGCAACTAATTGATTCATTCCCAGTAAAGAATGCATTCATCATATTTCATGATAGcttcttgttattttttggGCTATCAACTCATTCCTTTTCAAAAGGCCACTTAGTGCAAAATTGATAACGTAAATGCCTTTGTCATTCTTATCAATAGCAAAATAGGTCATATGactgttttttattatttataatacattatttttaatttattttataaacacAGGCCTGTTTCATTACAGTATTACCTTAACTATACatgatgaaaaatcaaacagCAACATGTATGCCAAGCatcttaattaatttctttagcCAGAATTCTCTAGATCACACTCATCTGCGAATTTCTCTTGACCATGGTAAGAAGGAGATCCGTTGAAAAACAACTCATAAtaatattgggtaattctccgccaactcacacagcagttgccccgacccctcttcgatttgcgtgaaactttgtcctaaggggtaacttttgtccctgatcacgaatccgaggtccgttttttgatatctcgtgacggaggggcggtacgaccccttccatttttgaacatgtgaaaaaagaggtgtttttcaataatttgcagcctgaaacggtgatgagatagaaatttggtgtcaaagggacttttatgtaaaattagacgcccgatttgatggcgtactcagaattccgaaaaaacgtatttttcatcgaaaaaaacactaaaaaagttttaaaaattctcccattttccgttactcgactgtaaaaaattttggaacatgtcattttatgggaaatttaatgtacttttcgaatctacattgtcccagaagggtcattttttcatctagaacaaaatttttcattttaaaatttcgtgttttttctaactttgcagggttattttttagagtgtaacaatgttctacaaagttgtagagcagacaattacaaaaattttgatatatagacataaggggtttgctaataaacatcacgagttatcgcgattctacgaaaaaaagttttgaaaaagttggtcgtcatcgatcatggccgttcatggtcacccgcgacagacacggacgacgaaacaaagagaaacgcaaaaagtaactttttcaaaactttttttcgtaaaatcgcgataactcgtgatgtttataagcaaaccccttatgtctatatatcaaaatttttgtaattgtctgctctacaactttgtaaaacattgttacactctaaaaaataaccctgcaaagttagaaaaaacacgaaattttaaaatgaaaaattttgttctaaatgaaaaaatgacccttctgggacaatgtagattcgaaaagtacattaaatttcccataaaatgacatgttccaaaattttttacagtcgagtaacggaaaatgggagaatttttaaaacttttttagtgtttttttcgatgaaaaatacgttttttcggaattctgagtacgccatcaaatcgggcgtctaattttacataaaagtccctttgacaccaaatttctatctcatcaccgtttcaggctgcaaattattgaaaaacacctcatttttcgcatgttcaaaaatggaaggggtcgtaccgcccctccgtcacgagatatcaaaaaacggacctcggtttcgtgatcagggacaaaagttaccccttaggacaaagtttcacgcaaatcgaagaggggtcggggcaacttttcccgatttcgtgtgagttggtagagaattaccctattacaACTTGCCACTTCTCAAAGTCTTTTGCCACGATAAACAATCCATTATTCACACATCTATTATTAATTATAATGTAATCAAAAAGCAATTCACACTCCACCTCCACAAGTCAAACCTTTCGCACCTTAACCCGTGGGAGGTTCAGGTTCAGTTTACTCACCTGAAATAAGTTCAAAATtggtactgtttttttttcaaccgttCACTTTCACTGCTCAGATCGAACTAACGCCGCAACGCGTTGGGGAACCGGCTTAACTTGGCTGAGCCTGCTCTGCTGTAGTATTGTTCAGGATAAAAATAAATCCGCTGTTTCAGACGGCGTTTGCACTGTGAATGTGCGGCGAACGAAGAATTCTTTTCCACACCAATACAAGTATTTGCCAGTTTGGGAGAGCGTAGTTGCATCCACGAGACTCTGGTAGATTATGGTAGGACTAGCGTTGATCGAAGCTGCTTTTATTTGACCATGCAGATGAATTAATCAGAATAAGAGAATTAAAGAGAGTGATTCAACATCATTCCTTAATTCGTTTGTCTTTGTTTCTTTtaagtttgttgaaaatggaatttttttttaaatatgttcaaCAGCAATTCattgaattgtttaaaaaaattacaataaaaaatatgagtATTTCATCTATTTGTTTGTGGCCTGAGCAGTCATTggctctctccctctctttttttaatttcaattgacGAAACGCTCTGAGGGAAACAAGCTAACAATTTACAAACCATTGCAAGCAGGATGAAATCGCTTTCACATTGAGACACCCGTCCCACCCGTTCGTCACTAGACTGGGCGAGGAAAATTATTTCGTTTACGGTACTGGGAGACATCCCGAGGACAAGAGAATTTAGCTTTTCTTCATGTCACTACGAGCCGTTGGTTTCGCATTTACATGAGTCATGGCGGTATTTTGGAATGAAACTACTAATCGGATGAGGaaataaataatgaattttTTTAGTGACACGTCATATTCGCCTACAAATaaatctagagattttttttaaaggttcaataaCTAAATGTTCAttatttgctttttgggtgtttttaaaaaccACTGActcaaagcaaaaaatgaaatttttctttGTAGAACCATTAAAAAAACCCTCCCCACCCTGCACCCCCCTTAAAATCGGTCCGGTAAATCAGGGTTTAAGTTTAAgttcgtttgaaaatattttatgttttagtgGATTTTCTACATACAGCAAAAACTTATGTTTTCGTCAAAACATAGattctcaaaacatttttttaaacaaattatggTAAACCAACTATATTTGTATATACtgcaatttcctacaactttttcattcaaatgttgaaattctggcttgctatttcatttttttgccccccttccTCGACTTTGCCCAGAGCGGAGGGAGTAAtactttgaataatatttgcaatggcctattgatgggaaaatgagaaaattataggctagtttagaaaattttgatgaatgaTTCAACacgacccatcaggcctgaataGGTTATACATTATGAAAAATTGTCCCAGTTCCAAGAAATTTGAGTTTACATGCTCTGGAGTAATCAGAATTTGTCCTACATTGACACAGGGAAAATCAACTTGCTGAGAATTTGAACAACCCTACGTAAATTACATTATTTATGTGTGCTTTTGTGATGGGTGATTAAAGTAAATGGTCAAGTAacatgaaatgaaaaatataaaacaatattttgtctgatttatatttatatttgatagacatttgtttgcaaatttgaaaCACTAATAATCTTTTTGGCAGTAAACCAATCGCTCCGATTATATTGGCACGTTTTGTCAGGAATGCGTTCTGAATTAGCACTATACAAGTATCACATTATATTTCTTCTAACCATGAgttaatttagtaaaattttctcCAAAAGCTGAATAGATCCTCATTCCGACCATTTGATACACGTACTTCGAAAGGCTTGCCAGGTTCGCTAGAATTTATGAACTCTAGTACATCACAATCCATTGATTGGTAGACCTCATTGTCATTGTTGCATCCTCGGTATGGTTTCAATGGAGTAGCCACTCTGGAAAGAAGAAAAGAACAATGAAAAATGCTTTGCGCGACTCTTCAGAATGACACCAGCAAAGGTTACATAAATatcttttttcaagaaaaaaaatacattaaatttcgtTCCATGAACATAAGTTAGATTTGTAATTGTGAGAGTTTCATATATTGcccataaaataaattaaactaatATTAATCATCATGATATTGGGCTCCTCCCTACTTGCCGGTGTGAAACCCAATTATCcgagtcaaacaaaaaacttccgATAAAAGTGAGATAAAAGCGTTCCGCTTCATTCTTCCCTCTTTAGATGCGAAGATAATAAATCTGTCACCCACTTTGGAAAGCCAAAAATTTTCTCTTGCCTTTACTCTAAACGTACTCTTCCTGTCTCGTGCTGAACACTACTCTGCTATCACGGTTATCGCGTGGGAGTGCGAGGGTAGAGAGTTCCAGTGAGCGGTAGAATAAGCTAATTTCAAGGCAGAAGTACGCCGAAATCTCATTATAAAACTTTTCCCTTTTCCGCGTTTACGTTTTCTTGCCGTAAACCACTTAAGGCTAAAACTTACCCATTGATggcgaaatcgatgaaaaactCTACAAAGTGGTGCGACATTCGCGCCTCTTTGGACTTGTGCGGAAAGTCGGGGAAAAGCGCTGGGGATCGGAAGAGGTAGATGAGCTCGTCGCAATGCACTACGCCAAAGTCTTGGTGGGTAAAAGTGTACAGGAACGAGTACGAATAAGGACCTTTGAAGCTGAACTTGTAGATGCTAACCGGTGCCAGCTTGGTGTCAGCGGAAGTCACATGCTGTTTTACGGCCGAGTGAATCGGATACAGAAACGCCGCTTCGGTGTAGAGCTGGAATTTAATTTTGGTGCCGTTAGAGAATCTATTTGAAATGGGAATTTCACTTTCTTACATCGACCAATCGCTGCGCGTTTTCTGTTGTTATCCACTTCTCGTCAGTGCTATCATTGAAGTATCGATGTTTTAATACTTTCATCAATTCCTGCGAGGGTGGTTTCTCCAGGAGCATGGGCAGTATGTAGCTAATGTTAGCATTTAACTCATTCAGAAGTTTTTTATTAGATGTGATTGCAATAGCTCGAACTGCGCCGTCATTTGGAAGGTATCCGGTCATCCAAGGAATTTTGTGATAGCTACCTTTCCTCCAAGAAATACGAGGATCTTCGATTAAAAAAGATTCATTTGATGAACAAAGCGGTTCCACAACCGGTCTATACAAGGTTAGTGGATCGATTGaccaaaactaaaacaaaaagcaattaaaaattggaaaataaacTTAAGCATACAAATAATCACTTTTAATTTATCGATACTTTCCGAAAGCACATTTGCATCAACATTTCTCAAAGCATCGACCAACTGCTTTGAGGAAAGCGTATCCACTTGCGCGATACCCACTGCTTCTGCTTGCCTCTGGGCCAAACTCAAAGGATCCTCGGTCGGAATGTTCCATGGCGCAATTGCATTGCCACTCATCACGATAGCTCTGGAGAAAAGTCCGTCACTCATCAGGCTAATCATGTGCATGTGGACCGATGCTCCTCCGGCACTCTGGCCAAATATTGTCACCAAGTCGGGATTTCctccaaaatatgcaatattatGTTTCACCCACCGCAGGGCCATGACCTGATCTTTGAGTCCAAAATTTCCCGGAGCGACCTCATCGCCCGTAGAAAGAAACCCAAACACGCCTAATCTGTACTGGAATGTTACCAAAATAACCCGACGGGTGTCCATAAAGTATTCTGGTCCTATTATAGAAGGACTTGCACCACCAGCAAAGAATCCACCTCCATGAATGTAAACCATAACCGGGAGCGGTGTTTTTGATGAACTgtgaacctaaaaaaaaaagaaatattaatTCACCAAATCCAACAGCATAAACGAAATAAATGTGCCAAAAGCCTAATTTGTTATGACGTGGTCTGCATTCTTTCTAAGGACTGTAGTGATAAGATCGCACAACCACAACCTTCTGTAATGCCTtgtactaaaaactaaaaaaaagtcataaattCCCCGCAAAATGATGCCGCCACGCGCCACACTCTAGAAGTGCACTTGTCGCAATATGTAGTTCATTCCCTCTCCTGAAAtacttttttctgttttcaaaacaaaattcctcCGACTATATGTTCAAAGATGAAAGCTAAGCGTTACTAAGATCGCACTATCAGCAATCCATCGCGGTGGCGGGTGTGGCTCATTGATTGACTGGCGAAACGTGAGCCACGCCGCGACGTATTTTTAGCACCCTTTTACTTAACCGCCAATGCTGATGAACTCTCAGCGGTTCATTAATGTTTATTTCGGTTGGCATTACATCGCAACTAATTaggacaatgttttttttttattatacatGCATACAATTCTTAGTATGCCCttttcaaaacttaaatttttttttgcgccttCCTGGAAAACTGGCGTGCAGGCAGTAAACTTACAAATGGTAATACTTTTTTCGAAGAAACCCTTACTTTTTCACGGAATTCTAACACGGAACCATATGAGGGACAATGTTACCTTGCGTTcatctcagcttgctgtttttggatACGGAACATTTAGGCAAACATGGTTAGTTTAGCAGGCTCGCATTTGCCCAtgatcacataaatgtcccatgtcCAAAAACAGCAAGCAAGGGTTTTGcagaactttttttgtgaaattacacacgtttttgaacaaaactgcatcattatCACAAAAAATATGGAAATGCATTCGGGACATTTATGCGTACAAAGTAGTCACAAAGTGATCACAGCAGCTGTCACAATAAATTAATTCtaacgctttttttttttgaagaatagttcctataagctattgtgtttcatatgtttataggaaaaaaaaaattctagaattataTTAACCTACCGGGAAACTGGGAAAATTAAATCATGATACTAAGTTGTGGCAGATTAATAGACAACGCTGGatgggaaaaaaaatataagtggtGGTGTAATTACATGTAGCCTGTTATGTCTATTTATAGAACAGGTTTGTGTAATTTACACTTTCCATACACGCGCCTAGATAATTTTGATTGAGATAATCATTACCGATGATCGTTTATTGCAGGCGCGTGTCAGTGAGGCAAACAACATCTCTTTCACGATCTGCCTTAGTCTTAGCCTGCCTCCTAATGCTAAGAAAAGTCTTAGTCTTAGCCTGCCTCTTAAtgcgaaaaaaatctttaatacaTCTTACCATTGGTTGATAAACATTCAAGTACAAACAATCTTCATCTCCGGATACTTTGGCATTTGGAAGGAGATCGTTCTTTTGTACACACATTGGTTTATCTTCAGTTGCGTTGTAAACTATTCCTCTTTTCCAAGGTTCATTACGGACTGGATTCTACGAGTAAATATTGttataatttgaacatttttattgagAGCAATACTCACGGAAAATCTAAGCTCTTCAGTGGGTGGTTTTGCGTATGGGATACCGATGAAAGCGTTGAACGGACCAGCCTGATAGCCTTCCATGGTTTTCCCGCGCAAACATCCGTCGTCAATACAAACTCTTGGGTTCTGTAAGGTATTTTCTTCTGTACCCAACCGTTGAGTTTCATGAGCAAATACATGGCATAGCAGGATGAAAAGCACGAGCATCTTTTTTAATTCACACATTTTGCACTTTTAATTACTTTCCAGACACTATCTGTAGATTTAAAagataacaatttaaaattagtCTATTTAAAATCACAGCTCAAGTTGTCACTCTGGGACAAAAGATAACGCAAAATGTTGTCAACTCCGTGCTATTGTTATTCGTCTGGTGCGGGCCTAGACAATTTCAATCGAACGCTTAGACGGATTCCTGCCACATTCGCGCACATATCTCGCATGTCACTGAATGGGCCTCGCAAACAAACACCCCGTTTTATTATGAATGAAAAGCGCCAATGCTTGTCT
Coding sequences:
- the LOC120430985 gene encoding uncharacterized protein LOC120430985, with translation MALVEGTTKTEMTLTESQTPVISKEVIVEKSSAGVSEKSVTQSKSFGASSEKEILEESANAISKTVEKSESSFASERSVSEKVSDTGSLASSLLSSSSVISSVSSSKVVSSSFSSSSSSSMSSIKSSSFDSSTAIDDFFKN
- the LOC120430983 gene encoding juvenile hormone esterase-like gives rise to the protein MCELKKMLVLFILLCHVFAHETQRLGTEENTLQNPRVCIDDGCLRGKTMEGYQAGPFNAFIGIPYAKPPTEELRFSNPVRNEPWKRGIVYNATEDKPMCVQKNDLLPNAKVSGDEDCLYLNVYQPMVHSSSKTPLPVMVYIHGGGFFAGGASPSIIGPEYFMDTRRVILVTFQYRLGVFGFLSTGDEVAPGNFGLKDQVMALRWVKHNIAYFGGNPDLVTIFGQSAGGASVHMHMISLMSDGLFSRAIVMSGNAIAPWNIPTEDPLSLAQRQAEAVGIAQVDTLSSKQLVDALRNVDANVLSESIDKLKFWSIDPLTLYRPVVEPLCSSNESFLIEDPRISWRKGSYHKIPWMTGYLPNDGAVRAIAITSNKKLLNELNANISYILPMLLEKPPSQELMKVLKHRYFNDSTDEKWITTENAQRLVDLYTEAAFLYPIHSAVKQHVTSADTKLAPVSIYKFSFKGPYSYSFLYTFTHQDFGVVHCDELIYLFRSPALFPDFPHKSKEARMSHHFVEFFIDFAINGVATPLKPYRGCNNDNEVYQSMDCDVLEFINSSEPGKPFEVRVSNGRNEDLFSFWRKFY